The proteins below are encoded in one region of Calditrichota bacterium:
- a CDS encoding electron transfer flavoprotein subunit alpha/FixB family protein produces the protein MGEVLVVAEHLNGELAEITFEMIGMAKSLGGDINIALLGGTDEMVNQLGAASNVYRVDCGSDYNPESYSAALKAVVDAKSPQVIMVGNSSMGMDMANTLSVQNGLPFAAACKNISGGGNTTVEAGLFGGKINVTSDLGAGACIVTVAAGSVSADEGRADGSPATENIDMPATAGKVRFNKVIMPESADVDITAKEVLVAIGRGIGSKDDIEVADELAEVLDAAVAASRPIIDAGWMPKSRQVGKSGLKVKPKVYIALGISGAPEHIEGMKSASTIIAINTDKNAPIFDVAHYGMVGDLFDIAEELTEALE, from the coding sequence ATGGGAGAAGTTTTGGTAGTTGCTGAACACCTGAATGGTGAATTGGCAGAAATAACATTTGAAATGATTGGAATGGCCAAATCCCTTGGTGGAGATATTAACATTGCTCTTCTTGGTGGCACAGATGAAATGGTTAATCAGCTAGGCGCTGCATCAAATGTGTATCGTGTTGACTGCGGTAGTGATTATAATCCTGAATCATATTCCGCTGCTTTAAAAGCAGTTGTTGATGCAAAATCACCACAGGTAATTATGGTTGGCAACAGCTCTATGGGAATGGATATGGCCAATACATTATCTGTCCAAAACGGATTGCCCTTTGCTGCGGCTTGCAAAAATATATCAGGCGGTGGAAACACAACTGTTGAGGCCGGTCTGTTTGGTGGGAAAATTAATGTTACGTCCGATTTAGGCGCAGGTGCATGCATAGTAACTGTGGCAGCCGGTTCCGTATCTGCAGATGAAGGCAGGGCTGATGGTTCTCCTGCAACAGAAAACATTGATATGCCAGCAACGGCAGGGAAAGTTCGCTTTAATAAAGTGATTATGCCTGAAAGCGCTGATGTTGATATCACTGCTAAAGAAGTACTTGTGGCAATAGGCCGAGGAATTGGTAGTAAGGATGATATCGAGGTAGCCGATGAATTGGCGGAAGTTTTAGACGCAGCTGTTGCAGCTTCACGTCCGATAATTGATGCAGGTTGGATGCCAAAATCACGACAGGTTGGTAAGTCAGGATTAAAAGTAAAACCCAAAGTTTACATCGCCCTGGGCATTTCCGGAGCGCCGGAACATATTGAAGGTATGAAAAGCGCATCAACAATTATTGCCATCAATACAGATAAAAATGCACCAATTTTTGATGTAGCTCATTACGGCATGGTGGGTGACTTATTTGATATTGCCGAGGAATTGACAGAAGCGCTTGAATAA
- a CDS encoding heterodisulfide reductase subunit B has protein sequence MSSLPILNSPSKAKDRVFDRKGDIPTEYFKDELFELEAKGELIVHRIADDNFVEVDTKYGRKKKIPIQNTWHHKSCGQCGHIPGYSTSIFWLHRQLGYKYHDPKDQTSCTAWNYYASSASNSAAQAAIAIRNFAQAYEDGYFPLIHCGTSYGHYKETRHEILHHQKLRDQVRRILDKLGKPLVFPEEIVHYSEWIHVMRDQIKSKQKVDFSDVTATVHPACHYHKLVVEDAIYDRDLYDGQRTATVSGVVKAVGANLADYSTWHDCCGFGFRHILVSRDFSRSFATIRKIERMKEEANPDVVITHDTGCVTTLDKSQFATQAHDRKVGIPVLSDAQFAALAMGAHPYKVCQLHWHGVDNKPLMEKMGIDHKKAWAEFEEQVERIKSGEIEYMSWEDAE, from the coding sequence ATGTCTTCACTACCCATTTTAAACAGCCCCTCGAAAGCGAAAGACAGGGTTTTTGATCGTAAAGGAGATATCCCGACTGAGTATTTTAAGGATGAGCTTTTCGAGCTTGAGGCAAAAGGGGAATTAATCGTTCATCGAATTGCCGATGATAATTTTGTCGAAGTTGATACGAAATACGGACGTAAGAAAAAAATCCCGATACAAAATACCTGGCACCATAAATCCTGTGGCCAATGTGGGCATATTCCCGGATATTCAACATCAATTTTCTGGCTTCACCGGCAGCTGGGGTATAAGTATCACGATCCGAAAGATCAGACTTCGTGTACAGCCTGGAATTACTATGCTTCTTCTGCTTCCAATTCTGCAGCACAAGCAGCAATCGCCATCCGTAATTTTGCACAGGCTTACGAAGATGGTTATTTCCCATTGATTCACTGCGGAACCAGTTATGGCCACTACAAAGAAACGCGTCATGAAATTCTGCACCATCAAAAATTGCGTGATCAGGTTCGCAGAATTTTAGATAAGCTTGGCAAGCCTTTGGTTTTTCCAGAAGAAATTGTCCATTATTCTGAATGGATTCATGTAATGCGCGATCAGATCAAATCAAAACAGAAAGTCGATTTTAGCGATGTAACCGCAACTGTTCATCCGGCCTGCCATTATCACAAGCTGGTGGTTGAAGATGCCATATATGACCGCGACTTATATGATGGCCAGCGTACAGCAACTGTTTCCGGTGTTGTGAAAGCTGTTGGTGCAAATTTGGCAGATTACTCTACCTGGCACGACTGCTGTGGTTTTGGTTTCCGTCATATTTTGGTTAGCCGGGATTTTTCACGCTCCTTTGCCACGATCAGAAAAATTGAACGCATGAAGGAAGAAGCTAACCCGGATGTTGTGATTACTCATGACACAGGTTGTGTGACCACTCTGGATAAAAGCCAGTTTGCAACACAGGCACATGATAGAAAAGTTGGCATTCCTGTATTATCAGACGCTCAGTTTGCGGCGCTTGCGATGGGTGCGCATCCGTATAAAGTTTGTCAACTACACTGGCATGGAGTTGATAACAAACCGCTTATGGAAAAAATGGGCATTGACCATAAAAAAGCCTGGGCGGAATTTGAAGAACAAGTTGAAAGAATTAAATCAGGTGAAATTGAATATATGTCATGGGAGGATGCTGAATGA
- a CDS encoding (Fe-S)-binding protein — translation MYEPRELTSYDTSGLDELRDIPGAESIGWCYQCAQCIGVCPVDNVGDYGPRKIYRKLQTGLNILESADLWQCTTCMNCLRVCPKEVDMIKIMPAAREKAILDGKEVPAELQEMFQNTAEYGNPMGESARKRTKWAKKLDVDVRDLSKNPEPVDVLWFVGDYYAYHGRGNDAAESMARVFSKLGVDFGTLGTEEKCDGDSQRLAGEKGLYEMMAEHNIEQFNNQEFNKLVVSGPHAYNAIKNEYPKMGGEYNVDHYTQFLSGMLEKLKPLMTKSFDKKVTFHDPCYLGRHNGEYDAPRALLNAIPGIEFGEMFRCKEQGYCCGGGGGGMWLDGFMADNINERLSENRVKEAIAVGAEVLAVCCPYEVSRFEDAVKSTGNEGMLEVLDIIEIIDRCM, via the coding sequence ATGTATGAACCCAGGGAACTCACATCGTACGATACAAGCGGCTTAGATGAACTTCGGGATATTCCGGGAGCTGAGTCAATAGGATGGTGTTATCAATGTGCTCAATGTATTGGGGTTTGTCCGGTAGATAATGTGGGAGATTATGGTCCACGAAAAATTTACCGTAAACTACAAACAGGCCTAAATATTTTAGAAAGTGCTGATCTGTGGCAATGTACAACCTGCATGAATTGTTTGCGCGTTTGCCCAAAAGAAGTGGATATGATTAAGATTATGCCCGCTGCCAGGGAAAAAGCGATTCTCGATGGTAAAGAAGTGCCCGCGGAATTGCAGGAAATGTTTCAGAACACCGCGGAATATGGCAACCCGATGGGTGAATCCGCCAGAAAAAGAACAAAGTGGGCCAAGAAGCTTGATGTAGATGTTCGTGATTTGTCAAAGAATCCGGAACCGGTGGATGTACTTTGGTTTGTTGGGGACTATTATGCTTATCACGGACGAGGAAATGATGCGGCAGAGTCAATGGCCAGGGTGTTCTCAAAACTGGGCGTTGATTTTGGAACGCTTGGCACAGAAGAGAAATGTGATGGTGATTCTCAACGTTTAGCCGGCGAAAAAGGCCTTTATGAAATGATGGCAGAGCATAACATTGAGCAGTTTAACAATCAGGAATTTAATAAGCTTGTTGTAAGTGGACCTCATGCATATAACGCCATAAAAAATGAATATCCGAAAATGGGTGGGGAATATAATGTAGATCATTACACTCAGTTTTTATCCGGAATGCTGGAAAAGCTTAAACCGCTCATGACCAAATCATTTGATAAAAAAGTGACCTTTCATGATCCATGCTACCTGGGTCGCCACAATGGTGAATATGATGCACCGCGCGCTTTGCTTAATGCCATTCCGGGAATAGAATTTGGTGAAATGTTCCGTTGCAAAGAGCAGGGCTATTGCTGTGGCGGTGGCGGTGGCGGAATGTGGCTTGATGGATTTATGGCAGACAATATCAATGAACGACTTTCTGAAAACCGGGTCAAAGAAGCTATTGCAGTCGGAGCTGAAGTTTTGGCTGTTTGCTGTCCGTACGAGGTTTCGCGATTTGAAGACGCTGTAAAATCCACAGGAAATGAAGGTATGCTTGAGGTTCTGGATATTATTGAAATTATAGATCGCTGTATGTAG
- a CDS encoding heterodisulfide reductase subunit C, with translation MPSIYADAKYQDVSEEVKQKLFDEVKADMRWETTLYGCYECGICVASCPSARFYEFSPRVYAQVMAREDIHTFYELLNDSVWDCSQCFSCTRCPRQNNPGGIITIMREVAVNNGMQSAKTALQAYSRIIYKVMSTGTQVAPDMLQPDFFPDWGPDVVKVSENLENWRRAIPPETMHTTELAWDVSEETQLELYLIWKLSGNLDQIEILDEGIFMILTEVMEELLEEHGYDLDEIDVVV, from the coding sequence ATGCCGTCAATTTATGCAGATGCAAAATATCAGGATGTCAGTGAAGAAGTTAAACAGAAGTTGTTTGACGAAGTAAAAGCTGACATGCGCTGGGAAACAACCTTATATGGTTGCTATGAGTGTGGTATTTGTGTGGCTTCATGTCCATCGGCCCGATTTTATGAATTTAGCCCGCGTGTTTATGCACAAGTAATGGCGCGAGAGGATATTCATACTTTTTATGAACTTCTAAATGATTCTGTTTGGGACTGTTCACAGTGTTTCTCATGCACGCGCTGCCCACGCCAAAACAATCCGGGCGGTATAATTACAATTATGCGCGAAGTGGCTGTGAACAATGGAATGCAATCTGCAAAAACGGCACTGCAGGCTTATAGCAGGATTATTTATAAGGTGATGTCAACAGGAACACAGGTGGCGCCAGACATGCTACAACCGGATTTTTTCCCTGATTGGGGCCCTGATGTTGTAAAAGTTTCAGAGAATCTGGAAAATTGGCGACGTGCAATTCCGCCTGAAACAATGCATACAACCGAACTTGCCTGGGACGTAAGTGAAGAAACCCAGTTGGAGCTTTATTTAATTTGGAAACTATCGGGTAACCTTGATCAGATTGAAATTTTGGATGAAGGAATTTTTATGATCCTGACTGAGGTGATGGAGGAACTTTTGGAAGAACACGGATACGATCTTGATGAAATTGATGTGGTTGTTTGA
- a CDS encoding 4Fe-4S dicluster domain-containing protein — protein MLSFEEQIAFILLVIICGAIAAVGFSRIFKIIKLGAPADRSDNLVGRFIKALIDVGLQKTIFKARPLASTFHAMIFFGFSFYLLVNINDVLEAYVEGWTTIGGGLLASAFNLFSDIFSVFVLVGMVFFLIRRFIGKPKVFEFNKNVLLNPSVAAGGVKRDSLIVGIFILIHVGSRWLGTAFHLAEHGHGDPYLPTASMVAGLFSGMSPDALTFGIHLTWWLAMGLIVVFLPYFPYSKHIHLMIAPVNLALGRRTANGLMDSIYNPNSPGAEKLTDLPWPQIVDPYACIMCTRCHEVCPAHNSGTPLSPSALEINKRYLINQKGKEIAAGNCPDNLLESVISEDAVWSCTTCMACVEVCPVGNEPMADILQMRRKMVFNAQMPDELAEVLRNLDEQGNSFGESARKRTKWTKGLDEIKDPTKEPVKYLWFVGDFASFNQNCQDTTKKVARVLNAAGVDFGIVAKGEKSAGNDVRRAGEEGLFEALAEDNIAMLEGCDFEEIITTDPHTFNALKNEYPAKGGEYKVHHYSTFLLDLINNGQIELKKKVSAKVTYHDPCYLGRYNGIFDAPRELMKACGVELVEMPRNKNNSFCCGAGGGRVWMKDHDDMTQRPSENRIEEAMSLGEINYFTVACPKDMTMYADAVKTSGNEGKIEVMDIIDYVLEAMDIREPAAEEIVEVPAK, from the coding sequence ATGCTCTCGTTTGAAGAACAAATTGCATTTATACTGCTTGTTATAATCTGCGGTGCAATAGCTGCTGTTGGATTTAGCAGGATTTTTAAAATCATAAAACTAGGCGCTCCGGCTGACCGCAGCGACAATCTTGTTGGCCGATTTATTAAAGCTTTAATTGATGTGGGTTTACAAAAAACCATATTTAAAGCAAGGCCTTTGGCAAGTACTTTTCATGCCATGATCTTTTTTGGATTTAGTTTTTATTTACTCGTTAATATTAACGATGTACTCGAAGCCTACGTAGAAGGGTGGACAACGATTGGGGGCGGACTTCTAGCTTCTGCCTTCAATCTTTTTTCTGATATTTTCAGCGTTTTTGTTTTGGTTGGAATGGTTTTCTTTTTGATCCGTCGTTTTATTGGAAAACCCAAAGTATTTGAGTTTAACAAGAATGTGTTGCTCAATCCATCGGTCGCAGCCGGTGGTGTAAAACGAGATTCGCTAATAGTCGGGATTTTTATTCTCATTCATGTTGGTTCACGCTGGCTGGGAACGGCTTTTCATCTGGCTGAACATGGTCACGGTGATCCTTATTTGCCAACTGCAAGCATGGTGGCTGGTTTGTTTAGCGGAATGAGTCCCGATGCCCTTACATTTGGAATTCACCTGACATGGTGGCTGGCAATGGGATTGATTGTTGTTTTCCTCCCATATTTTCCCTATAGCAAACATATTCATTTGATGATTGCGCCGGTAAACCTCGCTTTGGGCCGCCGAACAGCAAATGGTTTGATGGATTCAATTTATAATCCGAATTCGCCAGGGGCTGAAAAACTTACGGATTTACCCTGGCCGCAAATTGTTGACCCTTATGCCTGCATTATGTGTACTCGCTGCCATGAAGTATGCCCGGCACATAATTCGGGAACACCGTTAAGCCCATCTGCACTTGAAATAAATAAGCGTTATCTGATAAACCAAAAAGGTAAAGAAATCGCTGCCGGGAATTGCCCTGATAATCTTCTGGAAAGTGTTATTTCTGAAGATGCGGTTTGGTCCTGTACAACTTGCATGGCCTGTGTTGAAGTTTGCCCGGTTGGAAATGAACCGATGGCCGATATTCTGCAAATGCGTCGTAAAATGGTTTTTAACGCACAAATGCCCGATGAACTCGCAGAGGTTTTACGCAACCTCGATGAACAAGGCAATTCATTTGGCGAGTCTGCACGCAAGCGCACAAAGTGGACAAAAGGACTGGATGAAATAAAAGATCCGACCAAAGAACCGGTTAAGTATTTATGGTTTGTTGGAGACTTTGCATCATTTAATCAAAACTGTCAGGATACGACAAAAAAGGTTGCCCGGGTATTAAATGCTGCGGGTGTTGATTTTGGTATCGTGGCCAAAGGCGAAAAATCGGCAGGAAATGATGTACGCCGTGCAGGCGAAGAAGGGCTTTTTGAGGCACTGGCAGAAGATAATATAGCCATGCTGGAAGGCTGTGATTTTGAAGAAATTATTACGACAGATCCACATACTTTTAATGCACTTAAAAATGAATACCCTGCAAAAGGCGGGGAATATAAAGTGCACCATTATTCAACCTTTTTGTTGGATTTGATCAACAACGGTCAAATTGAATTGAAGAAAAAAGTAAGTGCAAAAGTGACCTATCACGACCCATGCTACCTTGGCCGTTACAATGGCATTTTTGATGCGCCACGTGAATTGATGAAAGCTTGTGGTGTTGAACTTGTTGAGATGCCGCGAAATAAAAATAATTCATTTTGCTGCGGTGCCGGAGGCGGACGTGTCTGGATGAAAGACCATGATGATATGACCCAACGCCCAAGTGAAAACCGAATTGAAGAAGCCATGAGCCTGGGTGAAATAAATTATTTTACAGTCGCTTGTCCCAAAGATATGACCATGTATGCGGATGCTGTTAAAACGTCTGGCAATGAAGGTAAGATTGAAGTAATGGATATTATCGATTACGTGCTTGAAGCAATGGATATCCGTGAACCTGCTGCAGAAGAAATTGTTGAGGTTCCGGCTAAATAA
- a CDS encoding nitroreductase family protein: MMLAKQTFDLIKARRTSRYFDKFSEIKKEILDRIVEAGLWAPFSIYQLQEWKFVVLTEKARDEVVSLILQDPTVLKYIRVMYESTSWGDDDKGWVNLIEDFGKDLGSAPVLIVGMALRDSNIHHSRHNIASLWCAAQNMLLQAQAEGLDSGIISFISQKVESGLTRFLGFDEDKYFPAYVLNIGEAQKTPQAVPRIKEGVVSYKSE, encoded by the coding sequence ATGATGTTAGCAAAACAAACTTTTGATTTAATAAAAGCCAGGCGAACATCTCGGTATTTTGACAAGTTTAGTGAAATAAAAAAGGAAATTTTAGACCGTATTGTGGAAGCAGGTCTTTGGGCGCCTTTTAGCATCTATCAATTACAGGAATGGAAGTTTGTTGTTTTAACAGAAAAAGCACGTGATGAAGTGGTTTCACTCATCTTGCAAGACCCGACTGTTCTAAAATATATCCGGGTAATGTATGAAAGCACATCGTGGGGTGATGACGATAAAGGCTGGGTAAATTTGATTGAGGATTTTGGAAAAGACTTGGGCAGCGCCCCGGTATTAATTGTTGGCATGGCCTTGCGTGATAGCAACATTCATCATTCCCGGCATAATATTGCGTCTTTATGGTGTGCAGCACAAAATATGTTATTACAGGCGCAAGCTGAAGGGCTTGACTCTGGAATTATCTCATTCATTTCGCAAAAAGTGGAAAGCGGCCTTACACGCTTTCTTGGTTTTGATGAGGATAAATATTTTCCCGCTTATGTTTTAAATATAGGTGAAGCCCAAAAAACACCACAAGCTGTTCCAAGGATTAAAGAAGGTGTAGTAAGTTATAAAAGTGAGTAA
- a CDS encoding TIGR01777 family protein, giving the protein MQSVLVTGATGLVGKHLCSKLQKKGYDVKILSRQKKARSEYKAFYWNPVENAIDKTALEKTDYIIHLAGANLSSKRWSKKRKKQIVDSRAGTTKLLFESVSRLDKKPMAFISSSAVGFYGTETKDKIFVESDPAADDFLGTVCREWEEAAGLFSKAGIRTVKLRTSLVLSNEGPLSKILLPIKMGLGSPLGSGLQFMPWIHIEDLCNIFVMALEDSNLSGAFNAAAPEHVTNEEFTKILAKVLNRPLWLPKVPSFVLKAVLGQMSMIALQGSRVSSEKISKAGYKFKYPTLKSALENICKV; this is encoded by the coding sequence ATGCAATCCGTTCTGGTAACCGGAGCAACAGGACTTGTTGGAAAACACCTCTGCTCAAAATTGCAAAAAAAGGGTTATGATGTAAAAATCCTTAGCCGCCAAAAAAAGGCCAGATCAGAATACAAGGCGTTTTATTGGAATCCGGTAGAGAATGCAATTGATAAAACTGCATTAGAGAAAACAGACTACATTATTCATTTGGCCGGGGCAAACCTTAGCAGCAAAAGATGGAGTAAAAAAAGAAAAAAACAAATTGTTGATAGTCGCGCTGGTACAACAAAGTTATTGTTTGAGTCAGTTTCAAGATTAGACAAAAAACCGATGGCATTTATTTCTTCATCCGCCGTTGGATTTTATGGAACAGAAACGAAAGATAAAATTTTTGTTGAATCAGATCCTGCGGCAGACGATTTTTTAGGAACTGTATGCCGGGAATGGGAAGAAGCGGCAGGTTTATTTAGTAAAGCCGGAATCAGAACTGTTAAATTAAGAACAAGTCTGGTGCTTTCAAATGAGGGCCCGCTTTCAAAAATTTTACTGCCAATAAAAATGGGATTGGGCAGTCCGCTTGGGAGTGGTTTGCAGTTTATGCCCTGGATTCACATTGAAGATTTGTGCAATATTTTTGTTATGGCACTGGAAGATTCAAATCTAAGTGGTGCATTTAATGCAGCAGCACCAGAACATGTTACAAATGAAGAGTTTACAAAAATCCTGGCCAAAGTCTTGAACAGGCCACTGTGGCTACCCAAAGTACCGTCATTTGTTTTAAAGGCTGTTCTTGGTCAAATGTCAATGATAGCTTTACAAGGTAGCAGGGTCTCATCGGAAAAAATTTCAAAGGCCGGTTATAAGTTTAAATATCCAACATTAAAAAGTGCATTGGAGAATATATGCAAAGTTTAG
- a CDS encoding CoB--CoM heterodisulfide reductase iron-sulfur subunit A family protein → MKPVLIVGGGPAGLEAARGLADLGYNSIIVEKNDFLGGKPIEEHYSVLTPDQRDAETAMKEKIDAVTGNEMVDIKTNSTVIATDGDAPNMMVTLKGKVDEEVIEVGSVIVATGFDHFDPGKETQMYGYYEYDDVITLVDAEKMFKEKNFVRPSNGEKPKDVCFIQCVGSRDRQIGNQWCSKVCCGIASQQAIEVRELIPDARVFVFYIDLRAYGFWEDDVYWKAQEQHKVNFVRGIVTEITKRGEQVVVKGEDTTLGRPMEIPMDVVVLSVGMEPSEGTKAMADLFKLPLEHHGWIATTGGCMNTVSTERDGVFIAGAAGGPADLEDSVSMGGAAAMKAAAFVRNS, encoded by the coding sequence ATGAAACCTGTACTAATTGTAGGCGGCGGACCAGCCGGTCTTGAGGCAGCGCGTGGTTTGGCAGATTTAGGTTACAATTCAATTATTGTTGAAAAAAATGATTTCCTTGGCGGTAAGCCAATCGAAGAACATTATTCTGTTTTAACCCCGGATCAAAGAGATGCTGAAACCGCGATGAAGGAAAAAATTGATGCGGTAACGGGTAATGAAATGGTGGATATTAAAACCAACTCAACAGTTATTGCGACAGATGGTGATGCACCGAATATGATGGTTACTTTAAAAGGCAAAGTGGATGAAGAGGTAATCGAGGTAGGCTCAGTGATTGTTGCAACAGGTTTTGATCATTTTGATCCCGGCAAAGAAACACAGATGTATGGCTATTATGAGTATGATGATGTAATTACGCTGGTCGATGCTGAAAAAATGTTTAAAGAAAAAAACTTTGTTCGCCCATCCAATGGTGAAAAACCAAAAGATGTTTGTTTTATTCAATGTGTCGGTAGCCGTGACAGGCAGATTGGAAATCAGTGGTGCTCTAAAGTGTGCTGTGGGATTGCTTCTCAACAAGCCATTGAAGTTCGAGAGCTAATTCCGGATGCCAGGGTATTTGTCTTTTATATTGATCTTCGTGCCTATGGATTTTGGGAAGATGATGTTTATTGGAAAGCGCAGGAGCAGCATAAAGTAAATTTTGTGCGTGGTATTGTAACTGAAATTACCAAACGTGGTGAGCAAGTTGTGGTGAAAGGCGAGGATACGACTTTGGGCCGCCCAATGGAAATCCCCATGGATGTAGTTGTTCTTTCGGTTGGTATGGAGCCAAGTGAAGGCACAAAAGCTATGGCCGATTTGTTCAAGTTGCCATTGGAACATCATGGATGGATCGCTACAACAGGTGGTTGTATGAACACAGTTTCTACTGAACGCGATGGTGTTTTTATTGCCGGTGCAGCTGGTGGTCCTGCGGATTTGGAAGACTCGGTTTCCATGGGTGGAGCCGCAGCAATGAAGGCTGCTGCTTTTGTACGAAACAGTTAA
- a CDS encoding electron transfer flavoprotein subunit beta/FixA family protein, with translation MKIVVLLKQVPDLVEDLDIDDSGTSLDYEYLKMKLNEFDDHALEEAILLKESDGAEVVAVAIDGDDVDKMLFTALAKGADKAVKITGADPYADNHALAKVMADAVSGMGADLVFTGVQSAGDRDGQLGPLMAVHLGSPSVSVITSVKASGNSVTIEKEYSGGVMAEFEVDMPAVLGIQAARQTPRYAPVSKVRQIQQSASLEEIAAGSTDGAASSTVTKIAHPEKGGGAKMLSDVDEIVDILKEKGVA, from the coding sequence ATGAAGATTGTTGTACTCTTGAAACAGGTCCCGGATTTAGTAGAAGATCTGGATATTGATGATAGTGGGACTTCGCTGGATTATGAATATCTAAAAATGAAACTTAATGAATTTGATGACCATGCTCTGGAAGAAGCAATACTCCTAAAAGAATCCGATGGGGCAGAAGTTGTTGCTGTTGCTATTGATGGCGATGATGTCGATAAAATGCTATTTACTGCGTTGGCCAAAGGAGCGGATAAGGCAGTAAAAATTACAGGTGCCGATCCTTATGCTGATAATCATGCCTTGGCAAAAGTTATGGCAGATGCCGTTTCGGGAATGGGTGCTGATCTGGTATTTACGGGTGTTCAATCTGCCGGTGACCGTGATGGCCAACTTGGTCCGTTGATGGCTGTTCATCTGGGATCGCCATCAGTAAGTGTTATAACAAGTGTAAAAGCATCCGGTAATTCTGTAACTATTGAAAAAGAATATTCCGGGGGTGTGATGGCAGAATTTGAAGTTGACATGCCCGCTGTTTTAGGAATACAAGCTGCACGTCAAACACCTCGATATGCACCGGTTTCAAAAGTACGTCAGATTCAACAATCTGCTTCACTTGAAGAAATTGCTGCCGGCTCAACAGACGGAGCCGCAAGTTCAACAGTTACAAAAATCGCCCATCCGGAAAAAGGTGGTGGGGCAAAAATGCTCTCCGATGTTGATGAGATTGTTGATATTTTAAAAGAGAAAGGGGTGGCCTGA
- the gcvH gene encoding glycine cleavage system protein GcvH has translation MADVKNCMLPDDLYYSVENNVWARDLGDGTFQVGMTDIAQTLAGSVIHCKPKAAGKKVKKNKSVATVESGKWVGPVKSPFTGEIVEINNAVESEATLLNKSPYKQGWIAKIKPDDASTDMAELVQGEDAVAGFEGYMAEKELGECIHCEGFEG, from the coding sequence ATGGCTGATGTTAAAAATTGCATGTTACCGGATGACCTTTATTATAGTGTGGAAAATAATGTGTGGGCGCGCGACCTTGGGGATGGCACATTTCAAGTTGGAATGACAGATATTGCTCAAACTCTGGCTGGCTCCGTAATTCATTGCAAGCCAAAAGCCGCCGGGAAAAAAGTCAAAAAAAATAAAAGTGTTGCTACCGTTGAATCCGGAAAATGGGTTGGGCCGGTTAAGTCACCTTTTACAGGTGAAATTGTTGAAATTAATAATGCAGTAGAAAGTGAAGCGACTCTCCTTAATAAAAGTCCATATAAACAAGGTTGGATTGCAAAAATAAAACCCGACGATGCTTCTACAGATATGGCAGAACTGGTTCAAGGTGAAGATGCTGTTGCCGGATTTGAAGGATACATGGCCGAAAAAGAGCTTGGTGAATGCATCCATTGTGAAGGATTTGAAGGATAG